From a single Aspergillus puulaauensis MK2 DNA, chromosome 2, nearly complete sequence genomic region:
- a CDS encoding FG-nucleoporin NUP159 (COG:U,Y;~EggNog:ENOG410QE08;~InterPro:IPR015943,IPR026054;~go_function: GO:0005515 - protein binding [Evidence IEA]), whose protein sequence is MAFSMGANSAGSTVAELGPELPDVYAEEVGFKGVSGDSNVQFLPTPWPTDALPAPTSTLLAVAATKGIAVGAGPNSLSVASTEAVRAAISADGGKDKVKTKSFQPQTTIALPGRPTHIAFASGDSALVLATENGSQLSVFETGSLLQPNAQPAISIPTNGATFRTVCPNPAQAEDSHSSLVALVTTSGELLIADLKAGNLVAGPQGNILKTDVSSVCWSNKGKQLVAGLVDGSGYQMTPEGAQKDTIPKPPDLAEPCHVSSIAWLENDVFLMVYTPNAAEDDMGMTPSSSYYIITRKKQAPFVIQKLPELTSPFGYKRAPAYQFIARLRSYKPHLSDALIVSSTASADVGLITRADQPLASDDSAKATVGLFTTTELNDDAKKASVPLKDSIDETSVIGLALDLSSTESVISPIPGEDINESSTPLPNLLLLNHEGILCSWWFIYSDAVRQNIPYDGLASVKPQQQQQTTLQPQPVQPQPTAQPSFGQPAFGSPATLGASTFGSTGFGKPSTAPAFGSPSALGTSQQPSFGKTSAAPAFGSPSALGASQSKSSFGTPAFGAPAALGPGAPQFGKSTFGQPSTPGKSLGSLPFGTSGASSGGGFGSFANAGGAGGFASLATSKQSESSPFGKMPAESPFGKPSGTSAFGAQSDSSTFTSQKTEEPKAAFGMGSSSFVLGSTFKGDGTAVNDAPKPDKPSGMFSALGSSIDDMVSTPNKASPPTEAMDDTEDSNSPGQEPPEAKEPAPSLFGAPSKSAPGSSVFGSLGSQTQTQQPFGSTQTNKSPFSLLGNTTTENQAPSPPSAPSEKTAIASPPLTLAKSPEPEPPLPPDSTSRAVYGPGDTSASSNVSKSSVDDAPLPPDFTSRPKSPEPQSELPLPPDFTTLKPKSEEPEAAEEAPLPPNFAKTSVPSAKEPPPILDDSDADESEKGPQDDDESGFEDSGEDITHEISQPETEGPSVKSSQESSFDVKQEDESPAEGLFGNQLSRQQPRQLFGEISKPLFPPAQTRELPRSPSPVRPARTQQGLPKLENLRSVSAPHKPGSALAARKASLTELAKRETQLKPEPSRAREPRPQLSIQAQEEALSDDEDERLRADLSRPLEPVPTLDPFLPHQDYTGQTAKPGIPGQIERLYRDINSMVDTLGINARSLSSFLLYQQESTNSDWVSTLMGDSPADILDEKHRLRQIEDLDDTVAILRDSLEEQRVQGVKEKLESCREMLSKEILTLRSQCASIRKTLDAHTDAAAIVSAPLSAEQANLQQDLRTSSAEIQTKLVDLESAVSLLRAKIADAPRADGSRPTTRRPTVEAVTSTIATMMNMVENKSGDIDVLEVQMKKLGFDTSVTPTSREGSPFTTPRKGLGKLPATPGSRGTMDDPISLYHTPDSAARGNFRSSVNGSAKASRLRTMEAVGDVGSKREVAQWKAKIQRKQHIMGSLKKAIGEKKTKVRSVDDQ, encoded by the exons ATGGCGTTCAGCATGGGCGCGAACTCTGCGGGGAGCACTGTTGCAGAGTTGGGCCCTGAACTTCCAGATGTTTATGCGGAG GAGGTCGGTTTCAAAGGCGTTTCTGGCGATAGCAACGTCCAATTCCTCCCTACGCCCTGGCCTACCGACGCGCTTCCTGCCCCAACCTCCACTTTACTCGCCGTTGCAGCAACAAAAGGCATAGCAGTCGGAGCGGGTCCAAACTCTCTGTCTGTTGCGTCTACCGAAGCCGTAAGGGCGGCAATATCTGCCGACGGTGGGAAGGACAAAGTCAAGACAAAGTCGTTTCAACCACAAACAACCATCGCGCTTCCCGGGAGGCCTACGCACATAGCCTTCGCATCTGGTGATAGTGCATTAGTACTCGCCACCGAGAACGGATCTCAGCTTTCTGTTTTTGAGACAGGAAGTCTACTACAACCAAATGCGCAACCAGCAATATCCATTCCTACCAATGGTGCCACTTTCCGAACTGTTTGCCCCAATCCAGCGCAGGCCGAAGATTCCCATTCATCCCTCGTAGCTCTTGTTACAACTTCCGGTGAACTACTGATTGCGGACCTCAAGGCCGGGAACCTCGTTGCGGGACCGCAAGGGAACATCTTGAAAACCGATGTTAGCTCTGTTTGTTGGAGTAATAAAGGAAAGCAACTTGTAGCTGGTCTGGTGGATGGATCTGGCTATCAGATGACGCCAGAGGGCGCCCAGAAGGATACCATCCCCAAGCCACCCGACCTCGCGGAGCCCTGCCACG TGTCATCCATCGCATGGCTTGAGAATGATGTTTTCCTAATGGTTTACACTCCAAATGCTGCCGAAGACGACATGGGGATGACACCCTCGTCATCGTATTATATTATCACCAGAAAAAAGCAGGCTCCTTTCGTGATACAGAAACTACCCGAGCTGACCAGTCCTTTTGGTTATAAACGCGCACCTGCTTATCAGTTCATTGCGCGGCTCCGCTCCTACAAGCCGCACCTATCTGACGCCTTGATTGTGTCATCAACGGCTTCTGCGGATGTTGGACTAATTACGAGGGCAGATCAACCGCTGGCAAGTGACGATAGCGCTAAGGCTACCGTGGGGCTATTCACGACGACAGAATTGAATGATgatgcgaagaaggcttCTGTCCCTTTGAAAGATTCAATCGATGAGACCTCGGTGATAGGTTTAGCACTCGATCTCTCTAGCACAGAGTCTGTGATATCTCCCATTCCAGGGGAGGATATCAATGAGAGCTCAACTCCCTTGCCAAACCTGCTTCTACTGAATCATGAGGGCATCTTATGTTCTTGGTGGTTCATATATTCCGATGCGGTCCGCCAGAATATCCCATACGATGGCTTAGCCTCCGTCAagccgcaacaacagcaacagaccACGTTACAACCGCAGCCAGTCCAACCTCAGCCTACGGCGCAGCCATCTTTCGGACAGCCTGCATTCGGTAGCCCAGCTACCCTAGGAGCATCCACTTTTGGCTCTACAGGTTTCGGGAAACCCTCTACCGCACCTGCCTTTGGGAGTCCGTCAGCCCTGGGAACATCCCAGCAACCCAGTTTTGGAAAAACATCTGCGGCACCTGCTTTTGGGAGTCCGTCGGCTCTGGGTGCTTCGCAGTCAAAGTCTTCCTTTGGTACGCCTGCGTTTGGTGCCCCCGCTGCATTAGGGCCGGGTGCACCGCAGTTTGGTAAATCTACTTTTGGACAGCCATCGACGCCAGGAAAATCGCTTGGCTCACTGCCATTTGGGACGAGTGGTGCTAGCTCTGGAGGCGGCTTTGGCTCGTTCGCAAATGCGGGCGGCGCGGGCGGCTTCGCCAGCCTGGCCACCTCAAAACAGTCTGAAAGCTCACCCTTTGGCAAAATGCCCGCCGAAAGCCCTTTCGGAAAACCTTCTGGTACGTCAGCATTTGGTGCTCAGTCCGATAGCAGCACTTTCACGTCTCAGAAGACGGAAGAACCAAAGGCAGCTTTCGGCATGGGGTCTAGCAGCTTCGTCTTGGGATCGACCTTCAAGGGAGATGGCACTGCCGTTAACGACGCGCCCAAACCGGATAAGCCTTCTGGAATGTTTTCAGCGCTTGGGTCATCGATCGACGATATGGTGTCGACGCCTAACAAGGCCAGCCCGCCCACAGAAGCTATGGATGACACTGAAGACTCGAATTCTCCTGGCCAGGAGCCCCCTGAGGCCAAAGAACCCGCACCATCCTTGTTCGGTGCCCCATCGAAGTCCGCCCCTGGGTCTTCGGTCTTTGGCTCTCTCGGGTctcaaacccaaacccagcaaCCGTTTGGCTCAACTCAAACGAACAAGTCACCATTTTCACTATTGGGCAATACCACCACTGAAAACCAAGCACCAAGCCCTCCGTCAGCCCCATCGGAGAAGACTGCAATCGCTAGCCCCCCTTTAACGCTAGCCAAatcaccagagccagaaccgCCCCTCCCTCCTGACTCCACAAGTAGGGCCGTTTACGGACCAGGTGATACATCCGCATCATCAAATGTTTCCAAGAGTTCTGTTGATGACGCACCTTTACCACCTGATTTCACCTCGCGGCCGAAGTCTCCCGAACCCCAAAGCGAACTGCCTTTACCACCGGACTTTACCACTCTGAAACCAAAATCGGAGGAGCCCGAGGCTGCAGAGGAAGCTCCACTGCCTCCCAATTTCGCAAAAACCAGTGTACCGTCCGCGAAAGAGCCGCCTCCGATTCTCGATGACTCGGATGCAGATGAATCAGAGAAAGGGCCtcaggatgatgatgagtcTGGATTTGAGGACAGTGGGGAAGATATTACCCATGAAATCAGCCAGCCTGAAACCGAAGGGCCAAGCGTCAAATCGTCACAGGAGAGTTCTTTCGATGTCAAACAAGAAGATGAAAGTCCAGCTGAAGGATTGTTTGGCAACCAGCTTTCACGGCAACAGCCGCGACAGTTGTTTGGTGAAATAAGCAAGCCCCTGTTTCCACCAGCGCAGACCCGTGAACTTCCAAGGTCACCTAGCCCTGTACGACCTGCTCGCACTCAACAAGGTCTTCCGAAACTTGAGAATCTCAGGTCGGTCAGTGCTCCTCACAAACCGGGAAGCGCTCTTGCAGCTCGCAAGGCCTCTCTCACTGAACTAGCCAAGCGCGAGACTCAGCTAAAACCGGAGCCCAGCCGTGCACGGGAGCCGCGTCCTCAGCTGTCTATTCAAGCACAGGAAGAAGCCCTGtcagatgatgaggatgaaagaCTTCGCGCGGATCTCAGTCGACCTCTGGAACCTGTCCCTACACTTGATCCTTTCCTACCCCACCAAGATTACACGGGTCAAACCGCGAAGCCCGGCATTCCTGGTCAGATTGAAAGGCTCTACCGGGACATCAACTCTATGGTTGACACCCTTGGCATTAATGCGCGGTCattgtcttctttcctcctaTATCAACAAGAATCGACGAACTCCGATTGGGTTAGCACTTTAATGGGTGACAGTCCCGCCGATATTCTAGATGAGAAACACCGTCTTCGACAAattgaggatttggatgaTACTGTTGCTATTCTCAGGGATTCACTAGAAGAACAACGGGTACAAGGCGTTAAAGAAAAACTGGAAAGCTGTAGAGAAATGCTAAGCAAAGAAATTCTCACCCTTCGCAGTCAGTGTGCAAGTATCAGAAAGACTCTCGATGCACACACTGATGCTGCTGCAATCGTTTCTGCGCCTCTTTCTGCCGAGCAGGCGAACCTCCAGCAAGATCTTCGCACCTCGTCAGCCGAAATCCAAACCAAATTGGTAGACCTAGAGTCTGCGGTGTCTCTTCTACGAGCTAAGATTGCCGATGCCCCGCGCGCCGATGGGTCGCGGCCGACAACAAGGCGACCAACAGTTGAGGCTGTCACATCGACCATCGCTACGATGATGAACATGGTCGAAAACAAAAGCGGCGATATCGACGTTTTAGAAGTCCAAATGAAAAAGCTCGGCTTTGATACCTCGGTGACACCCACCAGCCGAGAGGGGTCTCCTTTCACGACACCTAGAAAGGGACTTGGAAAACTCCCCGCTACTCCTGGATCTCGTGGGACTATGGACGACCCGATCAGTCTATATCACACGCCAGATTCTGCTGCCCGCGGAAACTTCCGGTCGAGTGTCAATGGGTCGGCAAAAGCAAGCAGGCTTCGAACTATGGAAGCCGTCGGCGATGTTGGTAGCAAAAGAGAGGTCGCACAATGGAAGGCCAAAATTCAGCGAAAACAACATATAATGGGGAGCCTAAAAAAGGCCATTggggaaaagaaaacgaAGGTTCGGAGCGTGGATGATCAATAG
- a CDS encoding uncharacterized protein (COG:S;~EggNog:ENOG410PQWF) — protein sequence MSFGRYAYRHAAIPSSTPLIDHVWISEELLASTFRRFANGQRRYESRVPGPLEARRRLAKRRNTGLASIAGSGPMDDIACLFGRNGKEHMKWSEPGRSLDYQFSSLNPPAAPVSFYNENLNAFDSETPLQNWSGVRGRAEKPTRDQFFGEQLREYQTASALKDAIRELDIDMRQEPSYSRLLLDHLISQSGRRKGTINELILFLEDPHLNIPGAGNYIGIIEHYASRGARLSKQHAVFDAVTRALELGIVPAEEINAIIISLSDLGRTKKSAKANDEKLLTRLYRQMWDAIGECDIYGHQHLDERIVDTWLGVLLENGTADDFLLAKDILLVTNHDVPTDSWLAKFLTRWLHDPHSSRLGFDGGHVIELLRPFHPDLVSSSIICVTEALFSSEKTHFLKRWDSCLIRLHDISAIASSRAWTHIRVYHDGTSHLPPMSPRYRIIQRLWTLYAMNKGALRSSGLNVPAATIKSLYRLYDTTRGDDGIEDLWSSLTKDIHDLNIPFDLEAMADELRTGKSMSNATRSTLQKYESSPLSFSDIFADIHLFNAAGRVFFHNIEKMVREVDVASPTFRNYATHTARTGGTHDVWTLIRLLRSHTPLKIALSMSWHRPDSADKSLTPDQLNPRTPSEPDPHAALDLIHALAAAFACSEELSPRRAFQLVHWLYVFLYRHGAPVRPPLARALYHAGVIRYRREKSHVSVGQFEYIWNIVEQAEGPEVVQALRARTFDESD from the exons ATGTCTTTCGGGAGATATGCCTATCGGCATGCCGCGATTccctcttcaactccttTAATCGACCATGTGTGGATCAGTGAGGAGCTTTTGGCCTCGACCTTTCGGCGATTCGCAAACGGACAACGACGGTATGAAAGCCGGGTTCCGGGGCCATTGGAGGCCAGAAGGCGGTTGGCCAAGCGGAGGAATACGGGGCTAGCTAGTATAGCTGGTTCGGGGCCGATGGACGATATTGCGTGCCTGTTTGGGCGAAATGGAAAGGAACATATGAAATGGAGTGAGCCGGGGAGAAGTCTAG ACTACCAGTTCTCTTCGTTGAACCCTCCCGCCGCCCCTGTCAGCTTTTACAACGAGAATTTGAACGCATTCGATTCCGAGACTCCGCTTCAAAATTGGTCTGGCGTTCGTGGCCGGGCGGAGAAGCCGACACGCGATCAGTTCTTTGGGGAACAACTGCGAGAATACCAGACAGCGAGCGCGTTAAAGGATGCCATTCGCGAGTTGGACATTGATATGCGGCAGGAGCCCAGCTATAGCCGCTTGTTGCTCGATCATTTGATTTCACAATCGGGCCGCAGAAAAGGCACTATAAACGAGCTGATTCTATTTCTGGAAGATCCGCATCTTAACattcctggagctgggaaCTATATCGGTATTATAGAACATTATGCTTCTCGCGGGGCCCGGCTGAGCAAACAGCATGCTGTATTCGATGCCGTCACACGAGCTTTAGAGCTCGGGATCGTCCCCGCCGAAGAAATCAATGCAATAATAATCAGCCTATCGGATTTGGGGAGAACAAAGAAGAGTGCCAAGGCGAACGACGAGAAGCTCTTGACACGGCTTTATCGCCAAATGTGGGACGCTATTGGCGAGTGCGATATATATGGGCATCAACATTTGGATGAACGTATTGTTGACACCTGGCTTGGCGTTCTCTTGGAAAATGGAACAGCGGACGACTTCCTCTTAGCCAAAGACATCCTGTTGGTTACCAATCATGATGTGCCAACCGACTCGTGGCTGGCGAAGTTCCTTACTAGATGGCTTCACGACCCTCATTCTTCACGTTTGGGGTTTGACGGTGGGCACGTTATCGAGCTTTTGAGACCCTTCCACCCCGACTTGGTGTCGAGTTCGATAATATGTGTCACCGAGGCCCTATTCTCTTCTGAGAAGACACATTTTCTTAAAAGATGGGACAGCTGTCTAATTAGACTTCATGATATATCGGCTATTGCCTCATCTCGTGCATGGACTCATATACGCGTGTATCACGATGGCACATCTCATCTCCCACCGATGTCACCGCGATATCGGATAATACAGCGTCTCTGGACACTATACGCTATGAACAAAGGGGCACTTCGGAGTTCAGGCTTGAATGTGCCCGCTGCAACTATCAAGAGCCTTTATAGGCTGTATGACACCACGAGAGGTGATGATGGCATTGAAGACTTGTGGAGCAGCTTGACAAAAGATATTCACGATCTGAATATACCATTTGACTTGGAGGCTATGGCCGATGAACTAAGAACCGGAAAGAGCATGAGCAATGCAACACGGTCCACCCTACAGAAATACGAATCATCTCCTCTATCCTTTTCCGACATCTTTGCGGACATCCACCTTTTCAACGCCGCCGGCCGAGTTTTCTTCCACAACATCGAGAAGATGGTCCGCGAGGTCGACGTCGCAAGTCCTACATTCCGAAACTATGCAACCCACACCGCAAGAACGGGGGGCACTCACGACGTCTGGACACTTatccgcctcctccgatCACATACACCCCTCAAAATTGCCCTGTCAATGTCATGGCACCGACCCGACTCGGCAGACAAATCTCTTACGCCCGACCAGCTAAATCCCAGAACACCCTCCGAGCCGGACCCGCATGCCGCTCTCGACCTTATTCACGCTCTAGCCGCGGCGTTCGCCTGCTCTGAAGAATTGTCTCCCCGCCGGGCGTTCCAGTTGGTCCATTGGCTTTATGTATTCTTGTACAGACACGGCGCACCTGTGAGACCGCCTCTAGCACGCGCCTTGTACCATGCGGGCGTGATTAGATATCGAAGGGAGAAGTCGCATGTTTCCGTTGGGCAGTTTGAGTATATCTGGAATATCGTGGAGCAGGCAGAAGGACCTGAAGTTGTGCAAGCATTGAGGGCTCGGACCTTTGACGAATCGGATTGA
- the pup1 gene encoding proteasome core particle subunit beta 2 (BUSCO:EOG092641M3;~COG:O;~EggNog:ENOG410PH45;~InterPro:IPR024689,IPR029055,IPR001353,IPR023333, IPR035216,IPR000243;~MEROPS:MER0000542;~PFAM:PF00227,PF12465;~go_component: GO:0005839 - proteasome core complex [Evidence IEA];~go_function: GO:0004298 - threonine-type endopeptidase activity [Evidence IEA];~go_process: GO:0051603 - proteolysis involved in cellular protein catabolic process [Evidence IEA]): MAGFDFSNYNRNAALHAKGAPLPKATSTGTTIVGCIYDNGVVIAADTRATTGPIVADKNCEKLHYIAPKIWCAGAGTAADTEFTTALISSNIELHSLSTGRPPRVITCMTMLKQHLFRYQGHIGAYLVVAGVDPTGVGLYTVHAHGSTDKLPYVTMGSGSLAAMSVFESTWKPNLNKEQAIALASEAILAGIFNDLGSGSNVDVCVIDKDKPAQLLRNYIKPNERARKERDYRFQKGTTAWLNERVYTKEDLRKYVTVEEISGDPNLMEVDP; this comes from the exons ATGgccggcttcgacttctcCAACTACAACCGAAACGCGGCTCTTCACGCCAAGGGAGCACCGCTCCCCAAGGCCACAAGCACAGGTACAACGATTGTTGGCTGTATATACGACAATGGTGTTGTG ATCGCCGCAGACACCAGAGCGACCACCGGTCCCATAGTAGCGGACAAG AACTGCGAGAAATTACATTACATTGCTCCGAAGATCTGGtgcgctggtgctggtacAGCTGCTGACACTGAGTTCACCACTGCGTTGATCAGCTCCAACATCGAATTACACTCTCTTTCGACTGGCCGACCTCCTCGAGTGATAACCTGCATGACTATGTTGAAGCAACACCTTTTTCGTTACCAGGGACATATCGGTGCGTATCTAGTGGTTGCGGGTGTTGACCCTACTGGTGTCGGCCTCTACACGGTACACGCGCACGGATCAACAGACAAGCTTCCCTACGTGACTATGGGATCTGGTTCACTGGCCGCTATGTCGGTCTTCGAGTCGACATGGAAGCCCAACCTCAACAAGGAACAGGCAATTGCCTTGGCATCCGAAGCGATCTTGGCTGGTATCTTCAACGATTTGGGGTCCGGCAGCAACGTCGATGTGTGTGTtatcgacaaggacaagCCTGCACAACTTCTAAGAAACTACATTAAGCCCAACGAGCGTGCACGGAAGGAACGCGACTACCGCTTCCAGAAGGGTACCACGGCCTGGTTGAATGAGCGAGTGTACACCAAGGAGGATCTGAGGAAATACGTTACTGTCGAAGAAATTTCCGGCGACCCTAACCTGATGGAAGTGGACCCTTAG